In a genomic window of Streptomyces koelreuteriae:
- the serB gene encoding phosphoserine phosphatase SerB — MSASQTSSSDVPTLLVKIFGKDRPGITAGLFDTLAAFSVDVVDIEQVVTRGRMVLCALVTEPPPGLEGDLRATVHSWAESMKMQAEIISGLGDNRPRGLGRSLVTVLGHPLTSEATAAVTARITRTGGNIDRIFRLAKYPVTAVEFAVSGVETEPLRTALAPDAAKLGIDVAVVAAGLYRRAQRLVVMDVDSTLIQDEVIELFAAHAGCEDKVAEVTAAAMRGDLDFEQSLHARVALLEGLDASVVDKVRSEVRLTPGARTLIRTLKRLGYQVGVVSGGFTQVTDDLKERLGLDFAQANTLEIVDGRLTGKVTGEIVDRAGKARLLRRFAAEAGVPLSQTVAIGDGANDLDMLNAAGLGVAFNAKPVVREAAHTAVNFPFLDTVLYLLGVTREEVEAADTLDTV; from the coding sequence ATGAGCGCATCGCAGACCTCGTCCTCTGACGTCCCCACCCTCCTTGTCAAGATCTTCGGCAAGGACAGGCCGGGCATCACGGCCGGCCTCTTCGACACCCTCGCGGCCTTCTCCGTCGACGTCGTCGACATCGAGCAGGTCGTCACCCGTGGCCGGATGGTGCTGTGCGCGCTCGTGACCGAGCCGCCCCCCGGACTCGAGGGAGATCTGCGGGCGACCGTCCATAGCTGGGCCGAGTCGATGAAGATGCAGGCGGAGATCATCTCCGGCCTCGGCGACAACCGGCCGCGCGGACTGGGCCGCTCCCTGGTCACCGTGCTCGGGCATCCGCTCACCTCGGAGGCGACCGCCGCGGTCACCGCGCGGATCACCAGGACCGGCGGCAACATCGACCGTATCTTCCGGCTCGCCAAGTACCCCGTGACCGCCGTCGAGTTCGCCGTGTCCGGTGTGGAGACCGAGCCGCTGCGCACCGCCCTGGCGCCCGACGCGGCGAAGCTCGGCATCGACGTGGCGGTCGTCGCCGCCGGTCTGTACCGGCGAGCGCAGCGCCTGGTCGTCATGGACGTCGACTCGACGCTCATCCAGGACGAGGTCATCGAGCTGTTCGCCGCGCACGCCGGCTGCGAGGACAAGGTCGCCGAGGTGACGGCGGCCGCGATGCGCGGGGATCTGGACTTCGAGCAGTCCCTGCACGCGCGCGTGGCGCTGCTGGAGGGGCTGGACGCCTCGGTGGTGGACAAGGTGCGCAGCGAGGTCCGGCTGACGCCGGGCGCCCGCACCCTGATCCGTACGCTGAAGCGGCTCGGCTACCAAGTCGGTGTCGTCTCGGGCGGGTTCACCCAGGTCACCGACGATCTGAAGGAGCGGCTGGGGCTGGACTTCGCCCAGGCCAACACGCTGGAGATCGTCGACGGCAGGCTGACGGGCAAGGTCACCGGCGAGATCGTCGACCGCGCGGGCAAGGCGCGGCTGCTGCGCCGGTTCGCGGCGGAGGCGGGCGTGCCGCTGTCGCAGACCGTGGCGATCGGTGACGGTGCGAACGACCTGGACATGCTGAACGCGGCCGGTCTGGGTGTCGCCTTCAACGCCAAGCCGGTGGTGCGCGAGGCCGCGCACACGGCGGTGAATTTCCCGTTCCTGGACACGGTGCTGTACCTGCTGGGCGTCACGCGCGAAGAGGTCGAGGCGGCGGACACCCTCGACACGGTCTGA
- a CDS encoding SGM_5486 family transporter-associated protein, producing the protein MPVLDPNPQHGQKKMLLVFGAFFAIFIVIGVIATIASP; encoded by the coding sequence ATGCCAGTGCTCGATCCGAATCCCCAGCATGGTCAGAAGAAGATGCTGCTCGTGTTCGGCGCCTTCTTCGCGATCTTCATCGTCATCGGCGTCATCGCCACGATCGCCTCGCCGTGA
- a CDS encoding ABC transporter ATP-binding protein/permease, with translation MPELVLESNGRTWTLDPSRAYTLGRDPQGDVVFDDARVSWRHATVSFNGRSWVIEDHGSTNGTFVQGQRIHHLELGPGSAVNLGNATDGPRLNLSDAAASVATPQAQPQQQPYAAQSANPGWAQQAPAQQQAPQAGWQQQQPQQSGGHIPQQQAPGGAAGAPPAHGDRSPTTFHQFSLGRVMRIGRALENELVVSDLQVSRNHAEFHATPDGRMEIRDLGSHNGTYVNGLPIPKGGGQLLGPADVVGVGHSTFRIVGDRLEEFVDTGEVSFSARHLTVTVDGGKQILKDVSFGVPEKSLIAVIGPSGSGKSTLLKALTGYRPADQGEVLYDNRNLYKQFAELRQRIGLVPQDDILHKELTVKKALKYAAKLRFPADTTAREREARIDEVLRELKLDIHKEKKVTSLSGGQRKRVSVALELLTKPSLIFLDEPTSGLDPGMDRDVMQLLRGLADDGRTVLVVTHSVAELAICDKLLVMAPGGSVAYFGPPEEALNFFGYDTWADVFSAFENYRDYDWAGRWKGSQHYQMYAADIDAVAPQSVQVPPMQAMKPPKPQGWMSQFVTLVRRYVSVIASDKGFLALMVILPAVLGAVSLLIDADKGLLPNPVNPQSGRIIPNGTATTVLLILAVGACFAGAANSVRELIKERVIYERERATGLSRSAYLMSKVFVLGMITVLQGLLVGVIGFSSREIPEEGLVFGSATLVELSVPIMALGFTSMMFGLIISSLVKTAEKTMPLLVMFAIIQVVFTGCLFTLHGSIGVNQFSFLMPSRWAVAAAGATLDFNKIAPPETAGDNDPLWEHTVGAWAMDMGALLALGVLCGFFVARFLRRHEPEVMRK, from the coding sequence GTGCCGGAACTCGTACTGGAATCAAACGGACGTACCTGGACGCTCGATCCGTCCAGGGCATACACCCTCGGACGTGATCCGCAGGGGGACGTCGTCTTCGACGACGCCAGGGTCTCCTGGCGTCACGCCACGGTCAGTTTCAACGGCCGCAGTTGGGTCATCGAGGACCATGGCAGCACCAACGGCACGTTCGTGCAGGGGCAGCGGATCCACCACCTGGAGCTCGGCCCGGGCTCGGCGGTGAACCTGGGCAACGCCACCGACGGACCGCGTCTGAACCTCTCCGACGCCGCGGCCTCCGTCGCCACGCCGCAGGCCCAGCCCCAGCAGCAGCCCTACGCCGCGCAGAGCGCGAACCCCGGCTGGGCCCAGCAGGCGCCCGCCCAGCAGCAGGCTCCGCAGGCCGGCTGGCAACAGCAGCAGCCGCAGCAGTCCGGTGGGCACATCCCGCAGCAGCAGGCTCCCGGCGGTGCCGCGGGGGCACCGCCGGCCCACGGCGACCGCAGCCCCACCACGTTCCACCAGTTCTCCCTCGGCCGCGTGATGCGCATCGGCCGTGCCCTGGAGAACGAGCTGGTCGTCTCCGACCTGCAGGTCTCCCGGAACCACGCCGAGTTCCACGCCACGCCCGACGGCCGTATGGAGATCCGTGACCTCGGCTCCCACAACGGCACGTACGTCAACGGCCTGCCGATCCCCAAGGGCGGCGGGCAGTTGCTCGGCCCGGCCGATGTCGTCGGCGTCGGTCACTCGACGTTCCGGATCGTCGGCGACCGGCTAGAGGAGTTCGTCGACACCGGTGAGGTGTCCTTCTCCGCCCGCCACCTGACCGTCACGGTCGACGGCGGCAAGCAGATCCTCAAGGACGTCTCCTTCGGCGTCCCCGAGAAGTCGCTCATCGCGGTCATCGGCCCGTCCGGTTCCGGCAAGTCGACCCTGCTCAAGGCGCTCACCGGCTACCGCCCGGCCGACCAGGGCGAGGTCCTCTACGACAACCGCAACCTCTACAAGCAGTTCGCCGAGCTGCGCCAGCGCATCGGTCTGGTCCCGCAGGACGACATCCTGCACAAGGAACTGACCGTCAAGAAGGCCCTGAAGTACGCGGCCAAGCTCCGCTTCCCCGCCGACACAACGGCCCGCGAGCGCGAGGCCCGTATCGACGAGGTGCTGCGCGAGCTGAAGCTGGACATCCACAAGGAGAAGAAGGTCACCTCCCTCTCCGGTGGCCAGCGCAAGCGCGTCTCGGTGGCCCTGGAGCTGCTCACCAAGCCCTCGCTGATCTTCCTGGACGAGCCGACCTCCGGCCTCGACCCGGGCATGGACCGCGACGTCATGCAGCTGCTGCGCGGCCTCGCCGACGACGGACGCACCGTCCTCGTCGTCACCCACTCCGTGGCCGAGCTGGCGATCTGCGACAAGCTCCTCGTGATGGCGCCGGGCGGCTCCGTCGCCTACTTCGGCCCGCCCGAGGAGGCGCTGAACTTCTTCGGCTACGACACCTGGGCCGATGTCTTCTCCGCCTTCGAGAACTACCGCGACTACGACTGGGCGGGCCGCTGGAAGGGCTCGCAGCACTACCAGATGTACGCCGCGGACATCGACGCCGTGGCGCCGCAGTCCGTACAGGTTCCGCCCATGCAGGCGATGAAGCCGCCGAAGCCACAGGGCTGGATGTCCCAGTTCGTCACGCTGGTGCGGCGCTATGTCTCGGTGATCGCGTCCGACAAGGGCTTCCTCGCCCTGATGGTGATCCTGCCGGCCGTGCTCGGCGCGGTCAGCCTGCTCATCGACGCGGACAAGGGCCTGCTGCCGAACCCGGTCAACCCGCAGTCCGGCCGGATCATCCCGAACGGCACCGCCACCACGGTCCTGCTGATCCTCGCGGTCGGCGCCTGCTTCGCGGGCGCGGCGAACTCCGTCCGTGAGCTGATCAAGGAACGGGTCATCTACGAGCGGGAGCGCGCGACCGGCCTGTCACGCTCGGCGTATCTGATGTCCAAGGTGTTCGTGCTCGGCATGATCACCGTGCTGCAGGGCCTGCTGGTCGGCGTCATCGGCTTCTCCAGCCGGGAGATCCCCGAGGAGGGCCTGGTCTTCGGCAGCGCCACGCTCGTCGAGCTGTCCGTGCCGATCATGGCCCTGGGCTTCACCTCGATGATGTTCGGCCTGATCATCTCCTCGCTGGTGAAGACCGCCGAGAAGACCATGCCGCTGCTGGTGATGTTCGCCATCATCCAGGTCGTCTTCACGGGCTGCCTGTTCACGCTGCACGGTTCGATCGGCGTCAACCAGTTCTCGTTCCTGATGCCGTCGCGCTGGGCGGTCGCCGCCGCCGGCGCCACGCTGGACTTCAACAAGATCGCCCCGCCGGAGACCGCCGGCGACAACGATCCGCTGTGGGAGCACACGGTCGGCGCCTGGGCCATGGACATGGGCGCGCTCCTCGCGCTCGGCGTGCTCTGCGGCTTCTTCGTGGCCCGCTTCCTGCGCCGCCACGAGCCCGAGGTCATGCGCAAGTAG
- a CDS encoding SixA phosphatase family protein, with translation MSVAEPRTIVLFRHAKADWPQVTDHERPLADRGRKDAAEAGRRLADTGIPVDLALCSTSVRTRETWKLAVHEFPHRPKTVYEERIYEASPGELIAVLNETPDDVRNVLMIGHNPGIQGLADILAGSAEDDARERMDRRGFPAAAFAVLSFTGSWKNVEPGVAALGDYWAPTE, from the coding sequence ATGAGCGTCGCAGAACCCCGCACGATTGTCCTCTTCCGCCATGCGAAAGCCGACTGGCCACAGGTGACCGATCACGAGCGTCCGCTTGCCGACCGGGGCCGAAAAGACGCGGCGGAGGCCGGGCGCAGGCTGGCCGACACCGGCATCCCAGTCGACCTGGCCCTGTGCTCCACCTCGGTCCGGACCCGGGAAACCTGGAAGCTCGCCGTCCATGAGTTCCCGCATCGGCCGAAAACCGTCTACGAAGAGCGGATCTACGAGGCCTCCCCGGGCGAACTGATCGCCGTGCTCAACGAGACCCCCGACGATGTGCGGAACGTCCTCATGATCGGCCACAACCCGGGCATCCAGGGCCTCGCCGACATCCTGGCGGGCTCGGCCGAGGACGACGCCCGCGAGCGGATGGACCGCCGTGGCTTCCCGGCCGCCGCCTTCGCCGTCCTGTCGTTCACCGGGTCATGGAAGAACGTGGAGCCCGGCGTGGCCGCGCTGGGCGACTACTGGGCGCCGACCGAGTGA
- a CDS encoding streptophobe family protein: protein MGAGTGVERASDGARVPWGDVLMSAVAAVSWALIGMAGTAALGLRLLEADTAGSLGPMTAAVVALGAGGSVTPSGDVSVFGLTGAEADTAIEITPLGVSLVGALLLSYFFLRSLRAAGVVISPAELLARAGAVVALFVAMLGGLAWAGHDVITIDGGSLGLDDLTGGGGGGSGGLEIPGLGDAGDIGGLLPDRLGDLVDAQAAVGFSVDTVPTLFGGLGWSAGILLVALLASRRTPLPRGWEAVHRVVRPTVSAVVTVLLVAVAAGFAAAAYAASGDDHPGRIAGAALLGAPNGVWLGVPIGLFVPWDGRATGELTRFLPDPLDDLLVARPDQQVTLGRLAELDGRVWLLGVAAALMMLLAGVLTAVRSPVGSVAGAAAVRGSGALGFAGRCALRLGVATALALPLLAWLTDVSVTASLSVLGFDAFGAGIELHGHLGMALLLGAVWGAGAGAVGALLAWASGGAGRSAAVLARGDGVAGAGGGSGVGSYGEGQGWHGEAGQHSERTGRHGEGTGPYGEGTGWPSAAGRRDGGQGWHGEDTGQHAESTGAAGSQSEQASYGREAGPYAPGTPYRPPNPATNPYLRVPEELREPEDARPGDARRGPHDEGQPDGGRSDTPDAGRPDTRPTEPGNGDVYGAPTVARPVGPPPRGPRQPPGPRSGNGPPPRPDDGPPPPPPPPPPRKPRGGR, encoded by the coding sequence ATGGGTGCCGGTACAGGTGTCGAGAGGGCGAGTGACGGCGCGCGCGTGCCGTGGGGGGACGTGCTGATGTCCGCCGTCGCCGCCGTGAGCTGGGCGTTGATCGGGATGGCGGGCACGGCGGCCCTGGGGCTGCGGCTGCTGGAGGCGGACACGGCGGGGTCGTTGGGGCCGATGACCGCGGCGGTGGTGGCCCTGGGGGCGGGTGGTTCGGTCACTCCGTCCGGAGATGTGTCGGTGTTCGGCCTCACGGGCGCGGAGGCGGACACGGCCATCGAGATCACGCCACTGGGGGTGAGCCTGGTCGGGGCGCTGCTGCTGTCGTACTTCTTCCTTCGGTCCTTGCGGGCGGCGGGAGTTGTGATATCACCGGCCGAACTCCTGGCGCGTGCCGGTGCGGTGGTCGCGTTGTTCGTGGCGATGCTGGGCGGGCTGGCCTGGGCGGGGCACGACGTCATCACGATCGACGGCGGCTCGCTGGGGCTGGACGACCTGACCGGCGGGGGCGGGGGCGGAAGCGGCGGCCTGGAGATCCCCGGGCTCGGGGACGCCGGGGACATCGGCGGGCTGCTGCCGGACCGGCTGGGGGACCTGGTCGACGCGCAGGCGGCGGTCGGGTTCTCGGTCGACACCGTGCCCACGCTGTTCGGCGGGCTCGGGTGGTCGGCCGGGATCCTCCTCGTCGCCCTGCTGGCCTCGCGCCGCACGCCGCTGCCGCGGGGGTGGGAGGCCGTGCACCGGGTCGTACGGCCGACCGTTTCCGCGGTGGTGACCGTGCTGCTGGTGGCCGTGGCGGCGGGGTTCGCCGCGGCGGCGTACGCGGCGAGCGGCGACGACCATCCCGGGCGCATCGCCGGCGCGGCACTGCTCGGGGCGCCGAACGGGGTGTGGCTGGGCGTGCCGATCGGCCTGTTCGTGCCGTGGGACGGCCGGGCAACGGGTGAACTGACCCGTTTCCTGCCGGACCCGCTGGACGATCTGCTCGTGGCCCGCCCCGACCAGCAGGTGACGCTGGGGAGGCTGGCCGAGTTGGACGGGCGGGTGTGGCTGCTGGGCGTGGCTGCGGCGCTGATGATGCTGCTGGCGGGGGTGCTGACGGCGGTGCGGTCGCCGGTGGGGAGCGTCGCGGGGGCGGCGGCGGTACGGGGTTCCGGTGCCCTCGGTTTCGCGGGCCGGTGCGCGCTGCGGCTGGGGGTCGCGACCGCGCTGGCCCTGCCGTTGCTGGCCTGGCTGACGGACGTGTCCGTGACCGCCTCCCTGTCCGTACTCGGCTTCGACGCGTTCGGTGCGGGCATCGAACTGCACGGGCATCTCGGCATGGCCCTGCTGCTGGGCGCGGTGTGGGGCGCGGGGGCCGGGGCGGTGGGGGCGTTGCTGGCGTGGGCGAGCGGGGGCGCGGGGCGGTCGGCGGCGGTGTTGGCCCGGGGGGATGGGGTGGCGGGGGCGGGGGGTGGCTCGGGGGTGGGCTCGTACGGCGAGGGCCAGGGCTGGCACGGCGAGGCTGGGCAGCACAGCGAGCGCACCGGCCGACACGGCGAGGGCACGGGCCCGTACGGCGAGGGCACCGGCTGGCCCAGCGCGGCCGGGCGGCGCGATGGGGGCCAGGGCTGGCACGGAGAGGACACGGGCCAGCACGCAGAGAGCACCGGGGCGGCCGGGAGTCAGAGCGAGCAGGCGTCGTACGGGAGGGAAGCCGGGCCCTACGCGCCAGGTACGCCGTACCGGCCGCCGAACCCGGCCACCAATCCCTACCTCCGGGTTCCGGAGGAACTGCGGGAGCCGGAGGACGCACGGCCCGGCGACGCACGCCGGGGCCCGCATGACGAAGGGCAACCGGACGGAGGACGGTCGGACACCCCGGACGCGGGACGGCCGGACACAAGGCCCACCGAACCCGGCAACGGCGACGTGTACGGCGCGCCCACCGTGGCGCGGCCGGTCGGGCCGCCTCCGCGAGGCCCCCGGCAGCCGCCCGGGCCGCGGAGCGGGAACGGGCCGCCTCCCCGGCCGGACGACGGGCCGCCGCCCCCGCCTCCTCCCCCGCCGCCGCGGAAACCGCGGGGCGGGAGGTGA